Genomic segment of Gallus gallus isolate bGalGal1 chromosome 28, bGalGal1.mat.broiler.GRCg7b, whole genome shotgun sequence:
CTCTcggggcagctctgcccaggcACAGCCCTCCCAGCAGTGGTGGCTGAGCTCAGGGCAGGTTCTTTGAGCTCATCCGGGTTTGTAACTGCAGCTGGTAAGGGAGGAAAAACCCAGCAGGCGGTGATCATGGGGGCAATCAGCAGCGTGCAGCTCTAACAGCCCCTCCATGCCATGGAGACATcaccccttgtcctgctatgGGATGCTGAAGTCCCCGGTCCCAGTATGGGATGTTGAAGTTCCTGGTCCTGCTATGCGACATTAAATTCCCAGTCCTGCTATGGCTGTTTTCCTACAGACCCCTCTGTGTCCGTTCCCAGGCTGCTttctgccccccacccccagggctgtgcccgCCAGCCCCACTGCGGTCCCATGAGGGTTCTACCAGGTGTGTGTGCCCCACATGCAACACCACCTCTGTTCCTGAGCTCCCTGAGTGTGAAACactttcttgaaagaaaagagtgTGGATGAGGCTCGAAGTCGACCCCAAGGAGGATTTCTGGGAGGAGAGGCATAACACGccactgtttgttttctatctCGTGCTTTTTTCTATAGACAAAATTGAACCAACcttctaaagaaaaattaaaaaaaaacttgggtggatcttttctttcttttcccttccctctttgctttttaaagtcaTTAATGTGGTCAGAAGACAGTGGTGaaactttctcttttgtgttcttgtttttcctgcagGGGTTCAGCGAAGAGAATTCTTTTTTTACAGGGACCCAACTGCATCCCACACGACCCTCTGAGCACTGCAGACATGCCATTTCCTGGGCTCGGTGCCCGGAGGGGTTCTTTTAGGGCTTTCTGCTGTGATGCACCACTGGAAGGACCCCCACCTGCTGCGAGAGAGCAGCACAAACCCATGCTCCAACCGTCAGCAGCAATCGAGTCATCTCTAAACCAGCACCCCTCCACCCTTCCTGGAGCAGCaaaacacctgcagggacggaTGGGTGGAGGAGGCACAGCGGTGGGGATGGCAGTGTCCGTCCGCCTGCCACAGCCCGCCCCACAGATTGATTTGCTGGGGAGTGaccagggctgggggctggatGGGACAAGGGCAGCGGTGACCGGGGGTCTGGGGTTTGTTCCCAGGGTCTGGGTGATGGagtggggcggctatggggcagcttTGAGCAAACTCTGGTCTTCATCTGCAGGAAAGAGATGAGAGATGCTGCAGGACAGGGTGTCCTTCTCCTCCCCCCTGAGATTCAGAGAACATCTGAACTGAAATAGCAGAGAGAGGCATCAAGATAAAGCTGGTGTTTGTGCAGATAGTGATGGAGAGATGGGGCAGAGAACAGGAACTTGGCCTGGAGGAGGGGGGCTGAGTGCCATGTGAGGATCTGAGGACACCGTATGGGCTGTGTTAGTGCTGAGCAGTGGGGACCCATTGGGGTGACCCGAGTGTTCCTGGTCCCATCACGCTGTGGGGACAAAGAGCTCATTGCCATCAGAtgcctccttcctgctgctgctcagacacCATTCGCTATTTGAGGAGCTGCTCCAGGCCCTGGCAGGGCACATCCCTTCACCCCCTGGCCTTCATCTCCATCTGCTCCATCCTCTGCGTCCCACAGCTGacttctgccagcagctcagaaAAAGCTGAGCACCCGGAGGGGTGTGTGGGGCTCACACTGCCCCTTTGGGACTGAGCTCTTTGCACCAAGGGCTGAGCACACCACACTCTGCTTTCCCCATGCTCAGGGCTCGTTCTTCCCACTGATTTCTGCTCCTTCAATCTCAGGGCCACCTGCTGACCTTATCAGCATGAGCTCTGCTGGCGGCGAAGCCAAACTGATACCGATGGCTGAAAAGACCGATGTGGAGCACAGAGCCCTCAGCTTCCCATCAGAACCACTTCTGTTGCACACCATCTCCTGCAGGAGGAACATCCTTTGGGTTTTCCATGCGCCCGTGCCGCAGTCCAGGAGAAATCCCCACATCCCACACGGGTGTGAGATGGCCCAGCGCTGCGCTCTGCCCTGGGGACCTCTCCATGACTCTGGGTCAGCCTGCGCTGAGAACGGAGATCAGCTGTGATCCTGATGcactttctctgcagctgtttgGGTGGGTCCATCCTTGCAGAGATGTGGTTGACGATGTTGTaacttcccctttctttttttttgccctcaCTTTGGTAGGTAGCAGCCCCACTGGTTTCACCCTCCTCATTACCTACTGCACTGGGCCTCCAACGAGCAgctggggagcagtgctggctgttgAGCCCATCCTGGCAGCACGAGCCATGCCAGGTGAGTCCAAAACTCAACAACCGGGGCTGGGAACAGCGTGGTGCAagaatgcccctccaggtggGTTTTGCAGATGTAGGGAATAGATGAGTGACAGACGTCAGCCCTGCAGTTGGGTAGGGGCTCCTGGCTCCCGATCCCTGTGTGCCTCAGAATCCTGCATATGATGCAGGCGGTGGGTAGACCCTGACCTGTCTGCAGCCGGTGTCCGGGCGCAGGGTGCACATGGACGGCTTGGAGCAGCTGGTTCCCTGCAGCGGGGTGCAGCTGAGCCctgtctgcagggcagcaggtgcCTGGATTGGTGCACTGGGGGCTGCATGTGGGGTTCTGTGACTGGAGGTCCTCAGGAGGGTGAGAGTACAGAATTCCTCCTGGAGAAGGGTGGATAGGGGCACAGGTGTGCACGGGGCAGTGGGTGGGGGGCAGCTGCTCTGAGGGGTGCCCGAATACCACAGAAGCCCCAGCAGTCGTCGGGGTGCTCATGCCAGCACTCGAGCCAACAGATCCCACCCCATGATTTCTCCTTACTGAGAAATGACGACAGCTGCCAGAAACCATGCCAGTCTTCTAGCTCACAACAGGAAACTTTATTAAACAACAGGAAGACCCTGCTCGAGCGTGGCCTTACAAAACACCTCACCCTCCTCTCCCCTTGTTCTCACAGCACTCTGGGGCTGGCAGATGGGGTTCTGactcccagctctgcactggACTCAGCGCTGCCTCCAGCCCTCAAACaggttctgctctgctccaaaCCTCACCTGAGCCCTCGGTGCTCAGAATACGGacagcccagggctgagctggatGCTGAATCActccttctccctttctgctCAATATCCCGAGCTCAGAATGGACCTCTTCAACACGCAGGGCTCCTGCTTGCAGCTGGCCGCCATGCAGAACGTGAACATCATCCTGCAGCACTACAACTTCTCCGGCAAGCTGACCAACCGGCACTCCCGGGATGAAGGCATGGGCCTCACCCGCACCATCTTCGTCATCATCAGCTGTGCCATTATCCTGGAGAacctgctggtgctgctggctgtgctgcgcTGCCTGCGGGCGCGCCGCTGGGTCTACTCCTGCATCGCCAGCATCACCGTCAGCGACCTGCTGGCCGGCATCGCCTACCTCTCCAACCTCTGCCTCTCAGGCAAGAAGACCTTCCAGCTGTCCCCTCAGCTCTGGTTCCTGCGGGAGGGCATCCTCTTCGTCGCGCTGGCCGCCTCCACCTTCAGCTTGCTGGTGACGGCCATCGAGCGGTACAGTGCCATGGTGCGGCCCATCGCTGAGAACGAGGCCAGCAAGACACTGCGCCTGCGCGGCCTCATCGtgttctgctggctgctggccttcGTCATCGGACTGCTCCCGCTGCTGGGATGGAACTGCCTCTGTGATTTCAGCGCCTGCTCCGtcctcctgcccctctactccaAGAACTACATCCTCTTCTCTGTGGTCATGTTCAGCATCATCCTGCTTGGCATCATTGGCCTCTACATCTCCATCTTCCTGCTGGTCCAGGCCAGCTCGAGGCAAACCACCACTCGGCACAGCCGCAAGCGCTCCCTCCGTCTGCTCAAGACGGTGCTGATGATCCTGGGTGCCTTCATCATCTGCTGGAGTCCCCTCTTCGCCCTGATGCTCTTCGATGTGTTCTGTGAGACGCacacctgcaggctgctgcacagcctggaCTGGACCTTGGCTCTGGCCATGATCAACTCAGGCATTAACCCCATCATTTACTCACTGCGGAGCGTGGAGGTGCGCCACGCCgtgtgcagcctgctgtgctgc
This window contains:
- the S1PR4 gene encoding sphingosine 1-phosphate receptor 4, which encodes MLNHSFSLSAQYPELRMDLFNTQGSCLQLAAMQNVNIILQHYNFSGKLTNRHSRDEGMGLTRTIFVIISCAIILENLLVLLAVLRCLRARRWVYSCIASITVSDLLAGIAYLSNLCLSGKKTFQLSPQLWFLREGILFVALAASTFSLLVTAIERYSAMVRPIAENEASKTLRLRGLIVFCWLLAFVIGLLPLLGWNCLCDFSACSVLLPLYSKNYILFSVVMFSIILLGIIGLYISIFLLVQASSRQTTTRHSRKRSLRLLKTVLMILGAFIICWSPLFALMLFDVFCETHTCRLLHSLDWTLALAMINSGINPIIYSLRSVEVRHAVCSLLCCCCIRIGLCKPGNCLVITDINSGSSTESSLRYRESFRSPIAPIPRPRAPLSSNSSMMSNLPSL